The genomic stretch CGGCCTTCAGTGGCTGCGCGAGCGGGCAATCGATGTGGTTGTCATGGATCTGCATCTGCCGGACATGGATGGTGTGGAGGCCATCCGTCTTTACCTGGAGGAGCGGAAAGAGCTGCCAATCGTCATTTTCACGGAACAGGACGAAGAGGTCGCCGTTTATCGTGCCTTAAAAGCGGGAGCGCGCGGATACCTTCTCAAATGTGCCGAGATTTCCGAACTCGTCGCCGCTATCCATGAAGTGCATGGCGGCGGCTATGCACTGAGTGCGGCCCTGAATCCAGCCATTGTCAATTTTTATTTGGCCCACCGGGACGAGGGGAGCGATTCTTTAGGCAAGTATCAAGCCTTAAGCACACGCGAAAAACAGGTTTTCCGACTGCTGGCCATGGGCCGCCAAACGATGGATATTTCCGAGATTTTATATATCAGCCCAAAAACCGTCGCCAAGCACCGCGCGGCGGTCAAGAAAAAACTGAACCTGGCGAATGCGGCACAGATGGCTCAATACGCGATTCAGCTCGGGGTAATCCGCGTCCAGTAAGTCAACTCATCTTCAGCCCCTTTATCAGAGCCGGCCGCATGTTGCGCAGCGGACCCTGATTCTCTTCCCGGCTATCACCAGCCGGGCCCATCTGTTTTTCTCCGGAGGCCACGTTGAAGACGGAAAAGACCTGCAAATTTTCAAATCCCGGTGAAATCAACGCCTGGCTCAGGGACAAAACGCCGCTGCAGATCGCTGAAGAAACGGCTCACCTGGACCCCACTCAACAGGAGGCTATTTTTCGGCAGATTAACCGGGAGCTGTCACTGAATATTTTCAAACAGCTCAATGTCGCCCAGCAGGAGCGGATGTTGTCGATTGCAGAGCGGGAACACGCCGTTTTCCTGGTGGAAGAGCTCGACCCCGACGACCGGGCTCGATTGTTCAATGAACTCTCCGCTGAGGTAGTGGACGGATATCTGGCGGAACTGAGCCCTGAGGAACGGCGTCTTACCAATCAGCTGCTCAGTTATCCGGTAGAGTCGGCCGGGCGCATCATGAGCCCGGAATTTCTTGCCCTGCACCCGGCAATGACTCTCGTAGAGGCGCTGGACTACATCCGTAAAAACGGCCGCAAAGCCGAAACCGTCCACACCTTGCCGGTGACGGATGAACAAAACCGGTTGATCGGCCTGTGCGAACTGAGCGATTTGGTGCTCGGCGCCCCTGAACGGCAGGTCGCTGAGATCATGCACAAAGACCCTCATGCCGTAAAACCGGGCGCTGACCAGGAAGAAGTCGCCCGCCTGCTGCAGGCGGCCGATATGCTGGCTGTGCCGGTCGTTGACGAGGATGGTCTGCTGCTGGGGATCGTGACCATTGACGACGCCATGGATGTGCTGACCCTGGAAGAAGGCGAGGACCTGGCCCGCGCCGGCGGGGCCGAGCCCTTGGGTCGGCCCTACTTTTCAGTCTCGGACTTTCGTCTGGCCAAGTCGCGGGTGCTGTGGCTGGTGGTGCTCATTTTTGCCGCCACCCTGACCGTGCAGGTGCTCAACCTGTTTGAGTCGACGCTGGAAACGGTGGTCAGCCTGGCGCTCTTTATCCCGCTACTCATCGGGACTGGCGGCAACGCCGGCGCTCAGTCCTCCACCACTATCGTGCGCAGCATGGCGGTCGGCGACGTTCAGCCGAGCGACTTTGTTCGCACGATCCTGCGGGAAGCGCGCGTCGGCTTTCTGCTGGGCGCCATGCTGGGTCTGCTCAGTTACCTGCCGGTCAGCCTGTATGCGGGCCACGCCCTGGCGCTGGTCGTTTCGTTAACCCTGGTTTCGATCTGCACCCTGGCCTCCGTGGTCGGCTCGGTGATGCCCCTGGCCGCCCGCTTCTTAGGCGTCGACCCGGCTGTGGCCAGCGCGCCTTTTGTAACCACCATCGTCGATGCCACCGGCCTGCTGGTCTATTTTTTGATTGCGAAAGCGGTTTTGAATCTGTGAACTGAAAACGGTTGTCCGAGCGCAGCCTGTTCATTCCAAGGGAGTGTCGTATGACCAAAGAATCTAAAACCGACAACAAACACGAAGGGCATGAAGAGCATCAAGGGCATGAGAACCATCACGCCATGATGGCCGCCGACTTCCGGCAGCGCTTCTGGATCAGCCTGATCCTGACGGTGCCGATCCTGATTCTCTCGCCGATGCTTCAGTCCCTCTTCGGCCTCACCCAGGTCATCTCCTTTCCCGGCGATCACTATGTGCTGCTGGCTTTCTCTTCAGCGATTTATTTTTATGGCGGCAAACCCTTTCTGACCGGCCTTTACGACGAAATCAAAGAGCAGCAACCGGGGATGATGACCCTGATCGGCATGGCGATCAGCGTGGCTTATTTCTATTCGGCCGCCGTCGCCCTCGGCCTGGCGGGCAAGGTTTTTTTCTGGGAATTGGCCACCCTGATCGACATCATGCTTCTGGGACATTGGATCGAAATGAAATCGGTCATGGGAGCCTCGCAGGCCCTCAACGAGCTGGTTAAACTCATGCCGACGGAAGCACACCGGCTGGAGGAAGATGGATCCACGAAAGACGTGCCGGTCG from Desulfuromonas sp. KJ2020 encodes the following:
- a CDS encoding response regulator transcription factor is translated as MSTLHLLIVDQHPVVGAGLELLLERHSDIEVSATASDGTTGLQWLRERAIDVVVMDLHLPDMDGVEAIRLYLEERKELPIVIFTEQDEEVAVYRALKAGARGYLLKCAEISELVAAIHEVHGGGYALSAALNPAIVNFYLAHRDEGSDSLGKYQALSTREKQVFRLLAMGRQTMDISEILYISPKTVAKHRAAVKKKLNLANAAQMAQYAIQLGVIRVQ
- the mgtE gene encoding magnesium transporter, which encodes MKTEKTCKFSNPGEINAWLRDKTPLQIAEETAHLDPTQQEAIFRQINRELSLNIFKQLNVAQQERMLSIAEREHAVFLVEELDPDDRARLFNELSAEVVDGYLAELSPEERRLTNQLLSYPVESAGRIMSPEFLALHPAMTLVEALDYIRKNGRKAETVHTLPVTDEQNRLIGLCELSDLVLGAPERQVAEIMHKDPHAVKPGADQEEVARLLQAADMLAVPVVDEDGLLLGIVTIDDAMDVLTLEEGEDLARAGGAEPLGRPYFSVSDFRLAKSRVLWLVVLIFAATLTVQVLNLFESTLETVVSLALFIPLLIGTGGNAGAQSSTTIVRSMAVGDVQPSDFVRTILREARVGFLLGAMLGLLSYLPVSLYAGHALALVVSLTLVSICTLASVVGSVMPLAARFLGVDPAVASAPFVTTIVDATGLLVYFLIAKAVLNL